One window from the genome of Myxococcales bacterium encodes:
- the ygiD gene encoding 4,5-DOPA dioxygenase extradiol: MPPSLSPTPIIFVGHGSPMNAITANPWRAAWGEIGAQFGNSATARWPRPKAIVVISAHWHVKGTRVTRNAAPPTIHDFSGFPPALYEIQYPAPGAPELAAQIATLLGPTAPTAALDEAWGLDHGAWSVLMHMFPHADLPVVQLSMDTNLSPTEHVGIGRALRALRREQVLILASGNLTHNLRHAIGQMNRADPETPAWAEAFDRDVAAAMARHDLDFLRQAIGTEHGRLAHPSPEHYLPLLYAAGASEEADTIEFPCQGFDLGSLSMRCALWRP, encoded by the coding sequence ATGCCGCCATCCTTGAGCCCGACCCCTATCATCTTCGTCGGGCACGGCAGCCCAATGAATGCGATCACCGCCAACCCATGGCGCGCCGCGTGGGGCGAAATTGGCGCGCAATTTGGAAACTCAGCCACCGCGAGATGGCCGCGCCCCAAAGCAATTGTGGTCATTTCGGCTCATTGGCATGTGAAGGGCACACGCGTAACCCGTAACGCCGCACCGCCAACGATCCACGACTTCAGCGGCTTTCCGCCCGCGCTCTACGAGATCCAATATCCCGCCCCGGGTGCGCCCGAGCTTGCGGCGCAGATCGCCACGTTGCTTGGGCCCACGGCGCCGACGGCCGCCCTTGACGAGGCGTGGGGCCTCGATCACGGCGCGTGGTCGGTGCTCATGCACATGTTTCCACATGCGGACCTTCCGGTGGTGCAGCTGAGCATGGATACCAACCTCTCGCCGACCGAGCACGTTGGCATAGGCCGGGCGTTGCGCGCGTTACGACGTGAGCAGGTGCTCATCCTGGCGAGTGGCAACCTGACGCATAATCTTCGGCACGCAATTGGCCAAATGAATCGCGCCGACCCTGAAACGCCGGCATGGGCCGAGGCGTTTGATCGCGACGTCGCCGCCGCCATGGCGCGGCACGATCTCGACTTCCTTAGGCAGGCGATCGGCACTGAACATGGCCGCCTCGCGCACCCAAGCCCCGAACACTATCTGCCGCTCCTCTATGCCGCTGGTGCCTCCGAAGAGGCTGATACTATTGAGTTTCCTTGCCAAGGATTTGATCTTGGTTCCCTTTCCATGCGCTGCGCGCTGTGGCGACCGTGA
- a CDS encoding Hsp70 family protein has translation MTQRYIGIDFGTTNSAIGVIDEQGERLLPLPSPAGPVETWRTVLFFDEDGEVVAGAPAIARYAEANGQGRLLQSFKSHLASATFNKTHVNGRRWALEDLIAAYLRQLREHSPIDLGTRCVVGRPVRYWGAESAEDDTRAVERMGRALALAGFTDAHFELEPLGAAARYATTVAREEVIIVADFGGGTADFSVVRVAPGGNYASEREKAEAVLATGGLGVSGDAFDARVIDEVVAPLMGKGTSYDVGFGSDTLIPAWLFHKLRRWHHIPLLNEPATLRLIAQIEHGAQQPEKFERFLRLVRDDLGLWLHQAVERAKISMSKHGDGQLTVGAGIDLDERLDARAFDQWIAPDLSAIGTVLDEVVLQAGLTPNKIDRVFTTGGTSMVPAVRRELERRFGAEKLIGGNELVTVALGLARRAEAMFHR, from the coding sequence ATGACGCAGCGATATATCGGCATCGACTTCGGCACCACCAACTCGGCGATCGGCGTGATCGACGAGCAGGGCGAGCGGCTCTTGCCGCTGCCCAGTCCCGCCGGTCCCGTCGAGACCTGGCGTACGGTGTTGTTTTTTGACGAAGATGGCGAGGTGGTCGCGGGCGCGCCCGCCATTGCGCGCTATGCCGAGGCCAATGGGCAGGGCCGGCTGCTGCAATCCTTTAAGTCGCATCTCGCGAGCGCGACGTTCAACAAGACTCATGTCAATGGGCGGCGGTGGGCGCTGGAAGACCTGATCGCCGCGTATCTGCGTCAACTGCGCGAGCACAGCCCTATCGATCTTGGCACGCGCTGCGTGGTGGGGCGGCCGGTGCGCTATTGGGGCGCAGAGTCGGCTGAAGATGATACCCGGGCCGTCGAGCGCATGGGGCGAGCCCTGGCCTTGGCGGGCTTTACCGACGCGCACTTTGAACTAGAACCGCTCGGCGCGGCGGCGCGCTACGCCACGACGGTCGCGCGAGAAGAAGTCATCATCGTCGCCGACTTCGGTGGCGGCACCGCAGACTTCTCAGTCGTACGCGTCGCGCCCGGAGGCAACTACGCCAGCGAGCGGGAAAAAGCCGAGGCCGTCCTGGCGACTGGCGGATTAGGCGTTTCGGGCGATGCCTTTGACGCGCGCGTGATCGACGAGGTGGTTGCCCCCTTGATGGGCAAGGGCACCAGCTACGACGTGGGCTTTGGCAGCGATACGCTGATTCCGGCGTGGCTGTTTCACAAGCTGCGGCGGTGGCACCACATCCCGCTGCTCAACGAGCCAGCCACCTTGCGGCTAATCGCGCAAATCGAACACGGCGCGCAACAGCCCGAGAAATTCGAACGCTTCTTGCGCCTGGTGCGCGACGACCTAGGGCTGTGGCTGCATCAGGCGGTGGAGCGCGCAAAGATTTCGATGTCAAAGCACGGCGACGGCCAACTGACGGTTGGCGCTGGCATCGATCTAGACGAGCGGCTTGACGCCCGCGCCTTTGATCAATGGATCGCGCCCGACCTATCGGCCATTGGCACCGTGCTCGATGAGGTCGTGCTGCAAGCCGGCCTTACGCCCAATAAGATCGACCGCGTCTTCACCACCGGCGGGACATCGATGGTGCCCGCGGTTCGGCGCGAACTCGAGCGACGCTTTGGCGCCGAGAAGTTAATCGGCGGCAACGAGCTCGTCACCGTCGCGCTTGGCCTGGCGCGGCGTGCCGAGGCCATGTTTCACCGCTAG